CCGGGCAAACGACCAGATGGCAATGAGTTGCAGGAGAGCTACTTCCCAACTCGGGTGAAGAACGAGCAAGATCGCAAAAGCCATAGTTCCCGTCATAACGAACAAGAGTCCTTTCGCATACAAAAGCCGTTTGCTCTGGATATCGCCGAACATCATCGGTCTCCGGTTCGGTTCTAATAAATTCACCGTAGCAGAGCAGTTTAACCGGAGATGCGGAATTGACGTAGCGTTTATTCCGAAATGGGTAAGGACGTGGGATTTTCGGCGATCAGATAATCGTCGCATTTCATTTGAATCGAGATCGCATGGTCCCCGGCATTAAAGTTGATTGAGGCGTTACTCATCAGCAGCGGTTCGACAGTGGTAGGCAGATTAAAAAGGCTCCCAAACGGGGGAATCGATCCCGGCAATAGCCCGGTGAGTTCGAGAACTTCTTCGCGACTGGCGAAGCGGATCGATTTGGCTTTGAAGGCTTTTTTGACCGCTTTGGAATCGAGCTTGCGATCGGCGGGCAGGACAAAAAGTTGGAATCGGTCATCGACTTTGACGACGAGGGCTTTTGCTCCGCTGGCGAGGGAAGTGCCTCGCACGCGAGCGGCCTCTTCACTGGTGAAAACCGGTTCGTGACGATCGACCGAGAAGGGGATCCCCTTCTCGGTCAGCAGATTTTGGATTTTTTCAAATACGGTCATTAGTCGACTTTGCCCACGGTGCTCATTTTCACGAAGAATTTGATGAGAGTTCCCTTCATGCTGAATTTCAGACGGATCTTGTCGCCGCCCTCGAAATTCAAGGAGATCTTATCGCTCCCCGGTTTCTGATCGAACACTTCTTTGGCAAATTTCTCGGCCGCTTTGCGCTCGGTCTCTTTTTCGAAAGTCCGCACCAGGGCCTTCACACCGACTTCCAGCTTCATGGGAACGGCCTCCACCGCCTGAGCCCCCAGTGCGGCCTTCACGGCCTTATTGGCATCGGGCCCGATGGAAGCGATCAGAAAGTCATTCTTAAAAGCGAACCATAGGCTCGATTCACCGAGTACCCTCTTGGCGTTGGCATCCAGCGAGGAGCCGACTTTCAATTCGTGCAGATTAACGTCTCCGACTTTCTCGGCGTCGAGATTGACGAGAGACCTGACATCGGCGGGCGCTTTGGCGGCGGCCTCTTTCAAAGCCGCTTCGATTTCTTTGCCGTTGATCGTCTTGATCGCGAAGCTGGCTGTCAATTTCCCATCCGAAGTGGGTTGAACTCCGATCGCCCAATCCACGATTCCCGATTTCAGGGTGGGCATTACCGCTTTGAAGATTTTTTCGGCTTCCATGCGCTGCTCGGGCGGTCCTTTTTGCAAAGCGTCCGCCATGGCTTTGTCCATCCCGAGGCTTACCGCTTCCTTAAGGACGTCCGGCAATGTGAAATTCATGTTGAAGTAAATGGGGCTCTTGCTGTCCACGGCGGCTCCCGACCAGCTGAGCTTGTTCTTGAGTGAACCCGCGTACTTGGCCAGGGCGGAATCTTTCAAAGGTTCAATTTCGAAGGCCAGACTTAGATCGTCCGTTTTCGAATCGGCATCCAGTTTCAAGCGGACAGCCTGGGCTTCATTCAAGAACTGCTTGACCGACGCAGTCACCTGATCGATGGCCTGTTCCTTCAGCTTGTGCATCTCGGGAGTTTCGTTCGGTTCTTTTTTCTTCTTGGCTTCCGCCAGGGCCGTTTCGAACTGACCCAGGAAGAGTTTCTTGAGCATATCCGGGATATTGGAAGGTTGCACCGAAACGCTGATCAGTGAGCTGTCTTTGAGCAGGATCTGTTCGGGTTTGGGAAGCAGCTTGCTGGAAAGGTTGTTCTTATCCGGGGCCGAGACATAGAGATAGCCATTCGCAAAACGGGCATGCACTTCCACCGGTACGTTGGGAATGCTGAAAGTGAGAATGCCCTCCTTATCTTTCTTGGGTTCAATTCCCAGACGGTTGCTCAGCATTGTCTGAAAGCTCGCTTCATCGGCGATGGGCAGCATAACGGCAAAAGGCATCGTTTGGCCATCGGACGAAACGCCCGCGTAGACCAAAAACGGCTTCTTGATGTCCACCCCTTCTAGGCCCTTGGCCCCCGCCATCGAACGGACCAGTCCCAGGACCTGTTTGCCTTCCTCTTCTTTGCCCGCTAATCCGGCGATATACTCCGCACGATTCAGAATTTCTTCGATCGATTGCAATTGAACGAGCAGGATCGGCTTTTCGAGAGGATTATCTTCTGCCCGGGCTGCGACGGAACTGGTGAGCCCCAGCAGCATTACCATCAGACATTTCAGGCAATTCAGCCAATTACGCATTGTGGCCTCCAAATGAGAACGAGACTGTCTGAAAGATCTACTTATGCCCGGAAGCGAAAGTGTCAAAAACTTTGCGGGAATGGTCAAAAAATGAGTCCCAGACTGACCTTCGCGTCAATCTGGGCAATTGGAGTAGCCGGATTTTCTAACCGTCAGGGGGCCGACGTTTTTGCGGGAGCGGGTTTGAAGGTGTGCGCCACCTTCGGCCAGTATTTTTCCAACTGGTAGTGCGGGTCGTTGTCGATATCGTGGCACTTCATGCACATCTGATC
The genomic region above belongs to Telmatocola sphagniphila and contains:
- a CDS encoding YbaK/EbsC family protein, giving the protein MTVFEKIQNLLTEKGIPFSVDRHEPVFTSEEAARVRGTSLASGAKALVVKVDDRFQLFVLPADRKLDSKAVKKAFKAKSIRFASREEVLELTGLLPGSIPPFGSLFNLPTTVEPLLMSNASINFNAGDHAISIQMKCDDYLIAENPTSLPISE